From Amphiprion ocellaris isolate individual 3 ecotype Okinawa chromosome 10, ASM2253959v1, whole genome shotgun sequence, one genomic window encodes:
- the sall2 gene encoding sal-like protein 2 codes for MSRRKQKRPQQLMSLTLGACRILEHDDNLAVKSDSLPNNVDSPLCSPSSSTQRSQLPSALCSSFKGSQASSRPTKGSPPPCSPRQPPQPPLKDLQPSVSPDFPPSSQTQRPLALQLSGWNSTSFPSTLNHPSRGAHMASPKLGLSATTTTSSSSSSSSASLCPPPHPGSPSRVPEGPPSPVTPTPSPGVTSASAAPSRTQLSIALILEELRVLQQRQIHQMQITEEICRQVLRLGGASYSIDAPSQHLLPPLPQLCLESSKRASSPVTQPSAPQPSTSVAPLLACFSSLLPSQAVNKPSQSGSSLSQILQPHKPQLEGTGGTAGAHGYLRGSSQSSAPSTSSSAAISMASSTYPLALSLALPNRYLHEKSSNTSSVSGHSGLSFLNSSLPTSVSIVSNSPHALQSVSGGGDSSSASSSNATGRLQHGCRFCGKMFSSDSALQIHLRSHTGERPYQCPVCLSRFTTRGNLKVHFLRHREQNPELSLSLLPPSLFGVALGATGGSDMGQTMSSGSSTGSMSMIQKKRKSRAEDETCGDNLEASGTSTGLSLGASGGSAPSTLPLPPSVDLALISHSLLQLNRAAAVAAAASIASGSSHASSSSSSTSSLATSLLSNPSLSSSSTITGLFKGAKQQHFDENTPPHAPMLSPAAYSQLAHLPKILFPSVSTSSSTPAAHSSLYNHPALGLLRTALPSTPGSHQLASSSHSQLSFPFSSFPKVPVPSTTTTSSSLPSSIATPTPTSETSKLQRLVEKLEKAPPCSPSPWTSSSTSTSVLESLSSSNTTSLALSANSCFTNASTSTTYVMASPQSSSLVTTSVSNFTREMVAALGMSANGASAMAGVMLPSLSITGPAANLTNNQCGVCLRVLSCPRALRLHQATHLGERPFPCKICGRSFSTKGSLRSHLATHHARPPNARVQNSCPLCQRKFTNALVLQHHIRMHLGGQLPPDGSEGSAHEMPTESDAKPLLQSQSQSTDPNTVSSKTPPLAGHTKSPAPSSQFQSPAVGSIHVSGSMKSADFTKNLNKSPSCSPDHIPPSDLSPDPFMNPTTQTPPPGSADPPVLCVSVPLPVSQQTDQASPTAEDNQVQQQAPADVHLPTSTPSPLPSSVTKATVSPTSLVGDCGEGEASTSSDAFLGSKSNLEESQGTPALGAPFAYTCPTPSQDVSDANATATLESDSISARPQSPEPVEEDKAQSPPPASPKQDQATVPDEDPKMTATLETTDTTGAEVSGGPQRGAGFVRETRQSFNFGSYGREDRGEGVKISGLAPSEALDASVPISLAPTLPSPMSRPEKKTYCCAECGKEYASRSGLKGHMKHHGVVTKTSRPPARSSRSSADQLPSSTSMTSLNIPATRSSAGFWNQYQAFLNTSTEPTDDPTTAGRGENESAKSPGQSQVDPRASEEAEDECDEGS; via the exons ATGACAACTTGGCAGTGAAGTCAGACTCCCTTCCAAATAACGTGGATTCTCCGTTGTGTTCTCCATCTTCTTCTACTCAAAGATCCCAGCTGCCTTCTGCTCTTTGTTCATCTTTCAAGGGCTCTCAGGCCTCCTCTCGACCCACTAAAGGTTCGCCGCCACCTTGTTCACCCAGACAACCTCCCCAGCCACCCCTCAAAGATCTACAGCCTTCCGTCTCTCCTGACTTCCCTCCCTCTTCCCAAACGCAGCGTCCACTTGCCCTTCAACTATCCGGTTGGAATTCCACATCTTTTCCAAGTACCCTCAACCACCCCTCCCGAGGTGCACACATGGCCTCTCCCAAGTTGGGGCTgtcagccaccaccaccacctcttcctcctcctcatcttcctctgccTCCCTATGTCCTCCGCCACACCCTGGAAGCCCCAGTCGTGTTCCAGAGGGCCCCCCAAGTCCCGTTACTCCCACCCCCAGCCCAGGAGTCACATCTGCCTCAGCTGCACCCTCCAGGACCCAGCTGAGCATCGCCCTGATCCTGGAGGAGCTCCGGGTGCTGCAGCAAAGGCAGATCCACCAGATGCAGATAACAGAGGAGATCTGTAGACAGGTGTTACGTCTCGGTGGAGCCTCCTACAGCATAGATGCACCGTCCCAGCATCTCCTGCCTCCCCTGCCTCAGCTCTGCCTGGAGAGTAGTAAAAGAGCATCCAGCCCAGTAACCCAGCCGAGTGCACCTCAGCCTTCCACCTCTGTTGCTCCTCTTCTGGCATGTTTCTCTTCCCTGCTCCCCTCTCAAGCAGTCAATAAACCCTCACAGTCTGGCAGCTCCTTGTCTCAAATCCTCCAGCCTCACAAGCCACAGCTGGAAGGAACAGGAGGGACCGCAGGAGCTCATGGTTATCTGAGAGGGAGTTCTCAATCCTCGGctccctccacctcttcctctgCTGCCATCTCCATGGCTTCCTCCACCTATCCGCTAGCCCTATCTTTAGCTCTACCCAATCGCTATCTTCATGAGAAATCTTCAAATACCAGTTCAGTGAGTGGGCACAGTGGCTTGTCTTTCCTTAACTCATCCCTCCCCACATCAGTATCTATTGTCTCAAACTCACCACATGCTCTGCAGTCTGTCTCTGGAGGAGGAGACTCTTCATCTGCATCCAGCTCCAATGCTACTGGCCGTCTCCAGCATGGCTGTCGcttttgtggaaaaatgttcAGCAGTGATTCTGCTCTGCAGATACATCTCCGCTCTCACACTGGAGAACGACCCTATCAGTGTCCAGTCTGCCTCAGCCGCTTCACCACACGGGGCAACCTCAAAGTGCACTTCCTTCGCCACCGTGAACAAAATCCAGAGCTCTCACTCTCACTTCTGCCACCATCTTTGTTTGGAGTAGCATTAGGAGCCACTGGAGGATCAGATATGGGACAGACAATGAGCAGTGGTAGCAGTACTGGCAGCATGAGTATGatacagaagaagagaaaaagcagGGCCGAGGATGAAACATGTGGAGATAATTTGGAGGCCAGTGGCACGAGCACTGGGCTTTCTCTGGGGGCCTCTGGAGGATCTGCACCATCTACACTACCGTTGCCTCCTAGTGTAGATCTGGCTTTAATTTCCCATTCTCTCCTGCAGCTCAATAGGGCTGCAGCTGtagcagctgcagcttctaTTGCATCTGGCTCATCCCAcgcatcctcctcttcatcctccaccTCTTCTCTGGCTACCTCCCTCCTCTCAAACCCTTCCCTGTCTTCATCTTCCACCATCACTGGGTTGTTTAAAGGTGCCAAGCAGCAGCACTTTGATGAAAACACTCCCCCTCATGCCCCAATGCTTTCTCCTGCAGCTTACTCCCAGCTAGCTCACCTGCCTAAAATTCTTTTCCCATCTGTCTCTACTTCATCCTCTACCCCAGCTGCACATTCATCCCTCTACAACCATCCAGCCTTAGGCTTGCTACGCACTGCGCTACCCTCTACACCAGGCTCCCACCAACTTGCTTCTTCCAGTCATTCCCAACTCTCATtccctttttcttcctttcctaAAGTCCCAGTTCCATCCACCACCACCACGTCATCCTCCCTGCCTTCCTCAATAGCTACCCCAACTCCTACATCTGAAACCTCCAAGCTGCAGAGGCTGGTGGAGAAACTAGAGAAGGCCCCTCCCTGCTCCCCCTCTCCATGGACTTCTTCCTCTACTTCCACTTCAGTGCTGGAGAGTTTATCTAGCAGTAACACTACCTCCCTAGCATTGTCTGCCAACAGTTGTTTCACAAATGCCAGCACTTCTACTACATATGTCATGGCATCCCCACAGTCCTCAAGTCTTGTCACCACTTCTGTTTCAAACTTCACCCGTGAGATGGTTGCTGCCCTTGGCATGAGTGCAAATGGAGCAAGTGCCATGGCAGGGGTCATGCTACCATCGCTCAGCATCACAGGTCCAGCTGCTAACCTGACAAACAATCAGTGTGGGGTGTGTCTTCGGGTGCTGAGTTGTCCCAGAGCACTGCGGCTGCACCAGGCCACGCACCTCGGAGAACGTCCTTTTCCATGTAAGATATGTGGACGATCCTTCTCGACAAAAGGCAGCCTGCGGTCACATCTCGCCACTCATCATGCCCGACCACCCAATGCACGTGTCCAAAACTCTTGCCCGCTGTGCCAGCGCAAGTTCACTAATGCCCTGGTGCTTCAGCACCACATCCGAATGCACCTTGGTGGACAGTTGCCCCCAGATGGCTCAGAGGGTTCTGCACATGAGATGCCAACTGAATCTGATGCCAAACCTTTGCTACAATCTCAGTCTCAGTCCACTGACCCAAACACTGTGTCTAGTAAAACGCCTCCTCTAGCCGGCCACACTAAGAGTCCAGCGCCAAGCTCACAGTTTCAGTCTCCAGCAGTTGGGTCCATCCATGTCTCTGGCAGTATGAAATCAGCTGATTTCACTAAAAATCTCAACAAGTCTCCATCCTGCAGCCCAGACCACATACCCCCCTCTGACCTTAGCCCTGACCCCTTCATGAATCCCACCACACAAACTCCACCACCAGGCAGTGCAGACCCCCCTGTCCTTTGTGTCAGTGTCCCCTTACCTGTCTCCCAGCAGACAGATCAAGCTTCCCCAACTGCTGAAGACAACCAAGTTCAACAACAAGCCCCTGCTGATGTCCATCTTCCTACATCTACCCCTTCACCACTTCCCTCCAGTGTTACCAAAGCCACAGTTTCGCCTACTTCTCTGGTAGGGGACTGTGGTGAGGGTGAAGCATCTACCTCCTCTGATGCCTTCCTTGGCTCTAAATCAAACCTGGAGGAATCACAAGGCACACCTGCTCTCGGTGCTCCCTTTGCTTACACCTGTCCCACCCCAAGTCAAGATGTTTCTGATGCTAATGCTACGGCAACCTTGGAATCAGACTCAATCTCCGCAAGGCCTCAGTCACCAGAACCTGTGGAAGAAGACAAAGCTCAGTCTCCTCCACCTGCATCACCAAAGCAAGACCAAGCAACTGTGCCTGACGAGGACCCCAAAATGACGGCAACTTTGGAAACTACAGACACTACAGGTGCTGAAGTGAGTGGTGGACCACAGAGAGGAGCCGGTTTTGTAAGGGAGACACGTCAGAGCTTCAATTTTGGTTCTTATGGGCGAGAGGATCGGGGGGAAGGCGTTAAGATCAGTGGGTTGGCTCCAAGTGAAGCACTGGATGCTTCCGTTCCCATCAGCCTCGCTCCAACGCTCCCATCTCCGATGTCTCGTCCCGAGAAGAAAACCTACTGCTGTGCTGAGTGTGGAAAAGAGTATGCAAGTCGCAGCGGACTGAAG GGGCACATGAAACACCATGGTGTGGTAACCAAAACATCACGCCCACCAGCCCGGAGTAGCCGTTCTTCCGCTGACCAGCTTCCCTCTTCTACATCCATGACTTCCTTAAACATTCCAGCCACCAGGAGCTCAGCGGGCTTCTGGAACCAGTACCAAGCCTTCCTCAACACCAGTACTGAGCCAACCGATGACCCGACCACCGCAGGCCGAGGAGAAAATGAGTCGGCAAAATCACCCGGTCAATCGCAGGTGGATCCGAGGGCCTCTGAGGAAGCCGAGGACGAGTGCGATGAAGGGTCATAA